The Flavobacterium faecale genomic sequence TTTTAGTCAATCGCTACGACTGATTCACCACCTTGAAAAGCTAATTGACAAGTAGTATAAGGAGAAGCATTTTGTTAAAGATTATGCTTCACTTTTACATGTTAGACCTAACTACCTCAATGCTATTTGCAACGAGCTAACTAGCAGTTCTGCTGGTTGTTTTGACCCCACCAATTCTTCATATGTTTTCTGAATAAAATGGGTTCTAGCATTTCATTCATTAAACAATTCTTAAAATTTATTATTAAAAAAATGATATATCTCATGTTTTTATCTAAAAAGTAAAAAGTACCATCAATACGTCTTTTATCACCATTATAAAAGTCTCTTTTAGTTTCAAATTTGCATAATCATTTAAATAAGGATCATTATGAAATTCAAGACTAAAAAGCTTTTTTTTAAACCTAAAGTAAAGTTAATTACTCTCGCTCTGCTATTTTTTTTGCAGCCCATTATAACCTTTGCTCAAACAGATGAGGGTGTTAGTTTTTTCCCAAACAAGTCTATCGGTTTTATCGGAATATTAACAGGACTTGTTATTATAGCAGTTGTGTTGGTTCTTTTTTTAGTAGTAAAACTTTCTTCGAATACAAACTATTTTTTGGATCAGAAATCACAAATTCAAAAAGAGAAATTCAAAAAATACATCACTAATTTGAATGAATCTGATATTGAGGTATTGAAGAAAAAACGCAACCAAAATAGTAACCGAACTTCATTTTTGGTGCTTGGTTTTCTATCATTAGTACCACAAATAATGTCTGCTGAAACTGCTCCTGCAAAAAGGGAAGATCTTTTTTCGCAACCAGGAGTATTAATTACGTTGGTATTGATTTTTATTCCGTTGTTTTTGGCATTGGTTTATCTAGCTGCAAAGGTGTCTACTGGCTTTAAAAATTATGTCAATAATCAAAAAATAAACGAAGCGAAAGAGTTTGCTGCCTATATTTCTGAAACAGAAAATATTCCAAGTGATGCCGATTTAGATGAAATCAAAAATAAACTAGAATACACCATTAAACCAAATGAATTATCCGGTAATGAGACTGCAAGCGATTCAAAAGGGTTATTGAAAAATATTAGTACCGAAACTAATTATCGCTTTTTTGCCTCAAAAAGACCGCCAATTAAACGTCCTAAAATTGATCCCGAATTAACTCGATTAATTTTATGGTATTTGGGTACTGCCGTTTTTTGGCTTTTCGTTGGTAGTAGTGTTGGAGAATATGTTGGTATAAAATTTATTGTTCCAGATGCTGACAATTATAGTTGGTTGAGTATTGGTAGACTTCGTGCCGTGCATACGAACCTCGTTTTTTGGGCATGGTCAACGATAGGTATTATGGGATTGGGTTATTACATCGTTCCTATGGTTAGTAATGCTCCATTAAATAGTATTAAAAACGGATGGAAAGCACTTATTGCTGTCAATTCAGCTATGTTTGTAGGTGCTATTTCGATTATGGCCGGAATCAATAATGGTGGAGGTGAATACCGTGAAATCATTTGGCCAATTATGGCAGTGTGGGCCTACGGATTGTTGCTTACTGTGATAAACTTTATTAAAACTATAGCAAAACGTACAACGCACGAAATTTATATTTCGAACTGGTTTATAGTAGCTTCTTATATTTTCATCCTGATTGTAGCTACAATAGCATACATCCCGATGGGGCAAGACGGAATTGGTGAAACAATCGTACAGGGATACTATATGCATCAAGCGGTGGGAATGTGGTTTATGTTTTCTATGCTTGGTGTACTCTATTATCTATTGCCTCAGCAAGTCAACAAACCTATATATTCGTATAGTTTAGGTGTATTGGCTTTTTGGTCACAAATTTTATTTTACACCGTTATTGGAACACATCACTTTGTCTTTAGTGCCTTGCCATGGTGGTTGCAAACAGTAGCAATTGTTGGTAGTGTTGGGATGCTAATTCCGGTTACTTCTGGAACCATTAATTATTTGATGACTATGAAGGGATCTTGGAGCAAGATTAGTAATAGTTACTCATTGCCATTCTTTTTTGTTGGAATTATCTATTATTTCACTGGTTCTTATCAAGGAACAGCCGAAGCCTTTCGATCTACCAATTTAATTTGGCACTTTACTGACTTTACCATTGCGCACTCGCACATTACGATGTACGGAATTATAACTTTTTTACTTTTTGGTAGTATCTATGCTATTGTACCACGTCTTACAGGAAAAGAACCACCACAATTGGGAGTTGGTGCTCATTTTTGGTTGGCATTAATAGGATTACAATTTTATACTATTCCGTTGATGATTGGTGGTACTTTAAAAGGATTAATGTGGGCCGAAGGAAAACCATTTATTGATAGCGTTGTACTTATGGGACCTTACTGGTTATGGAGAGCTATTGGCGGAACATTGATGTGGTTGTCTCATATCGTTTTGGCTTATAATATGTACAAAATGATGCGCCCTTCTACTGATATAGATGTAAAAGAAAAAGCATTCGAAATAATCAATCAAGATTTAGAAGCTAATTCAGTTGAACCTAAAATTTAAATACGATGAGTATATTTCACGATCATAAAAAACTTTTTACGTTAGCTACTGCCCTATTTGGCACATTAACGCTATTTGTAGCCGTATTTCCATCATTATACAATCAAGAAAATAGCGCGCCTTTATATGGAAGTGTGCCACTTACAGAGCAGGAAGAAGCAGGAAGGCAAATATACATAAGCAATGGCTGTGTAGGTTGCCACACGCAACAAGTACGTAATGTAGATATGGATAAGACGTGGGGAAGTCGCCCCGGGATTGCCTCCGACTATGCTTACAGCACTAGAAAAAGTATTTGGCAAAATTCAGGTACTTTGATGGGAACTGAACGTACAGGTCCTGACTTAACCAATATTGGAGACAGACAACCGAGCCAAGACTGGCATTTAGTCCATTTATTCAATCCTAGAACGGTAATGCCTCAATCAATCATGGCGCCATATCCTTGGTTATTTGAAATCAAGGATAAAGCTGAAAAAGGCGATATCAAAGTTAATGTTCCCGAAGAATTTCTACACGGTCAAAAAGGAGTTGTGGTAGCTACTCAAGACGCATTGAACTTGGTGGCTTATTTAAAAAGTTTAAGACAAGTTAAATTACCTGACGGAACACCAGACCCTATCTTTTTATACAAAATAGAAAAGGCAGAAGCTACTGCAGCAGCTACGGGTGCTCCGGTAGAATTAAATGGAAGCGACTTATATGGTGCAAATTGTATGGCGTGTCACCAACAAAACGGAGAAGGGCTTCCGGGTGCTTTCCCTCCTTTGAAAGGAAGCAAAATTGTATTGGATGACAATCCTGAAATCATGGTTGGTATTATCATGAACGGTTACAATGCTAGAGAAGATTATGGCGAAATGCCAGCCGTGGGAACCAATGCTAATCTATCTGCAGAAGAAATTGCGGCCATTATGAATCACGAAAAAACAAGCTGGGGAAATAATGCTAAAAAAGTAACTCCGGATCAAGTTAAAAAATTGATGGAACTTGCCAAATTAAGCGCACCAAAACCTTAAATAAAACAAAGATGAAAAAGTCAATATACACAACACTACTACTGGTATTTTCGGGTATCACCTACGCTTGTCCGATGTGTGATAAACAGCAACCAAAGATTTTGAAAGGAATTGCTCATGGAGCTGGTCCAGAAAGTAATCTAGATTATGTAATTGTTTGGGGCATGGTTGCCTTTGTAGCTCTAACACTGTTTTATGCGGTGAAATACTTGGTAAAACCAAAAGAAAACAACGATAATCATATTAAAAGAACCATTATAAATTTTGAATAATATGGACCATAAAAGTAAAGTGATTATATTTGTTGATGATGATATTCAGCCAATAGGAGAGTTTGAAGCACCTGTAAATTTTGAATTAGATACTCGCAAATTAACCGATGGATTACACCAACTAAAAATAGTTAGTAAAGACCCTACTGGAAAAGAAGGAATTAGAGTGATCCCTTTTAAAGTTAGGAATGGTCCCGCAATTGCTGTTGAGGGATTAAAAGACAATGACGAAGTTGATGGTGTTTTACCGTTGATGATTAATGCGTACGGAAAAGGGAATCAAAAATCATTTTTGATCGATGGTAGCGAAACGCCTAAAAGTGTTCCTTCTTGGTTAATTTCTGGTATCATAGCTTTTATTGCTTGGGCGATCTATTATTTAATAACATCATTAGGATAAATAAATATGTGCGAAATAAAAAATGTCAGTTGTAGTGAAGTTGCTCAAAATGAGCTGAAATTTGCTGTTTATACTACTGCAGATTTTTTAAAATTTATGCATCAATTAAACACTCCACATCGTCATAATTATTATATGATTTTGCTTAACAAAAAAAATCATGGATCTCAATTAATAGATTTCAAAGAATTTGACATTGCCCCTTTTTCAGTAACTTGTCTGCATCTTGGGCAAGTACATCAATGGCTTAATTATGAAAGCATCGAAGGCTATGTTTTGGTATTCGAAAGTGACTTTTTTGCTTTAAGATATCAGAATTATCAGCTTAGTGAATTTTCATTTCTAAGCTATCGACATACTCAGCCATACCTAACCATATCTGAAGAAAAATTTAATCATATTGAGTCTATAGCCGTTTGGATGTTACGGGAGTTCAATAGTATTGAAGTTAATTTCGAAAAATCCTTGCGTTCGTTACTTAATATTATGTTGATTGATCTTAATAGATTATTTGAACCTGCAAACAAAAACGCAGAATTTAGTCAATCACTCCAACTGATTCACCACTTTGAAGAGCTAATTGACAAGTATTACAAAGAGAAGCATTTTGTTAAAGATTATGCTTCTCTTTTACATGTTAGACCTAATTACCTAAATGCTATTTGCAACGAGGTAACTAGCAGTTCTGCTGGTGATTTAATTCGCAACCGAATTCTAATTGAAGCGAAACGCTTGCTCATTCACGAAAAAAAGACAGCCTCTGAAATTGCATACGAATTAGGTTTTGTAGACAATTCTTATTTTGGACGCTTTTTTAAAAAATATGAAAATTATACCCCAGACGGTTTCAAGAAAAAGTATTTAAAAAATTAGCCTTTTGATCTAAACGAGAACCACAATTAAAGAGCTACACTGTAACAAATGTCACAGTACAATCTATCTTAACGATCTATCTTTACAATATATTAGCTATATCGATTTATAAGTAAAACAAACTATTGTTTTTACTCAAAAGAATCTGATTTTAGCAATATATACTCCTTTCATGTTGCTTATATTAAAGAGCAAAACAACCTTGAAAATCGCATAACTTTCAACAGGAATGAACAAATTAATTCAAAATAGTCTTCTCTTTTTAATCCTAATTAGCATTGTATGTTTTAATTTGAAAACGACCATTTTACAATTTGAATATTCATTTTTCAACGAAAGTTTTACAGAGCAATTTTGTGAAAATAAGGCAAAACCAGAACTGAAATGCAACGGTAAATGTCATTTAAAAAAAATTAGTAAAGAACAAGACAATCAGGACTCATCAAAAAAATCATTTGCAGACAATGAAGTTTTGTTTTTATGTCCTTTGACTGCCTATGCAAGTACTGATTTGATTCATTCACAAAAGAAAAAGATCTATTCTAAAAAAGATTTATTTCAGGTTCACATAAACTATCCGCCAGAACATCCTCCTCAAAATTTGGTCTAACAACGCAACAGCTTAATAGCTAGAATGTTTAATCAAATTTATTAAAATGAAAAAAATTATCTGTGCCTTAACGATATTAGGCGCGCTAAACGGTTATGCTCAAAAAGCACCACAAAAAATAGACTCTATCAAGGTCACGCTGCTTAACGAGGTCCTAGTTAGTGGTTCGTCTATAAAAAATCCCGCTCAAGTTATTGTAAAACAAGACTTCTCTGAAAAAGTCGTACAGCCTAAAAATTCAGGTGAATTGTTTGAAGATATCAATGGTTTTCATCTCATAAAAAGAGGCAATTATGCGGTAGACCCTGCTTTTAGAGCGTCACAATACGAGCAACTCAATGTTCAGATCGATGGCGGAACTAAAGCATTTCATGCTTGTCCCAACCGTATGGATCCTGTGACTACCTTGGTTAATCCTGAGGAAATTACTAAAATCGAAATCATAAAAGGCCCATTTTCTGTTCGCTACGGAAACACTTTTGCAGGACTTATTAATTTAGTTTCAAAATCTCCAGCTAACAACACTAAGCTGCTTAGTGGGAGTCTTTCTTCAGGATATGAAAGTAATGGGAACTCTATGGTAAACATGTTTACTTTAGACAGTAAAATTAAAAAGTTTGACTTTTCTGGAAACTTCAGTTATCGCGATTATGGGAACTATGAAGACGGAAATCAAAACGAAATTCCGTCCTCGTTTAGAAGTATTAGTTATGGCTTAAAAACGGGTTATCAAATCACAGACAACCAGCGTCTACAAGCAACATTACGTCAAAATTTTGGTCGTGATGTGCTACATGCTGGCTTACCAATGGATACAGATGAGGACAATAGTACGATGGTTAATCTAGATTATAAACTAGAAACAAACAGCAATTATTTCAAAGGATTAACTTCTAAGGTTTACTACTCGTGTGTAGATCATATTATGACCAATTCAAGAAGAGCTAGTTTTGCGAATTCAGAAGCAGTCTCAAAGGTAAATGCTCTAACCTATGGCGGGAAAATTGAAACAGAATGGAATTTTGGTTCCAAAGTGCAATTATTTACTGGTATCGATATGGTCAATTTGTCTCGAGAAGGCGGTAGAGATCGTTTGGTTAAAGTTGATATGATGGGAAATACGCTTGCTACTCCTATTGCTTTCTTTGATAAAGTTTGGCAAGATAGTTACTCGAATGACTTTGGTTATTTTGCAGAAACAAAAATTAAAGCTTCTGATAAATCTTGGTTGACTATTGGTTCTCGCTTGGATTTTATTACTTCAGATGCTAATGATTTAGACCCAACTTTTTCTGCTTTGTATCCATCTTTAGAAAAAAGAAATGAGACCATTTATAGCGGAACAGTTTCGTACCAATACCTTTTTAATCCCAATTATAAAGTAGAAGCTTCTTTTGGTCGAGGAACTAGAGCAGCCAATATAGAAGAACGCTTTATTGCCTTTTTCAACATTGGAAGAGATGCTTATGAATACGTAGGGAATCCAAATTTAAAACCTGAAGTCAACAATCAATTTGAACTGAGTTTTGACGGAAAAACAAACTTAAAAGGTTTCTTTAATTCGGTTCAATATGGAACATCAGTATTTTATTCTATTTATGAAAACTATATTCTAGGCGTTGTTGATGCCTCTTTAACTCGAAAATACAACTCGACTACGCCACCTGTAAATCCTAAGGTTTTTAGGAATATAGACAAGGCCTTGAAGACAGGTTTTGAAGCCTACGGAAACATTGCATTCCATGAGCATTTTAATTTTGGAACAGAGGTTTCATACACCTATACCGAAAATAAAGATTTTAATGAAAGCTTGCCACTAACTCCACCATTAGTAACGCGAATAAAATTGGGTTATGAATACAAGAAGTTCTGGGCCAAAGCGTTGTACACCTTGACAGCCAAACAAAACAAAATTTCGACTAGTTATGATGAAATTACTACCGCAGGTTATGAAGTGATGGATTTAAACATTGGTTACAAGCCTATAAAATCAGTCTCTATTGGAATGGGACTTTTAAATGTGTTTGATCAGTATTACAACAATCATTTAACCTTTGCTTTCAACAATGTAGCCGGTTTTGGAAGAGTTCCTATTACGGAGCCTGGTCGAAACTTTACACTCTTTGTAAACTATAAATTTTAAAACACAATAAAGCCTCAAGTTATTCTTGAGGCTTTATGATTTTAGGAAAAAATAGGTTTACTTTTTTCTGGTACTCTTTATAATCAGAAAATTTTTGAAGTAATTGTTGCTCTTCATATTTTGTTTTGAAATAAAATAAAAGCAATAGTACGAAAGCAATGACTAATTTTAAAAATGAAACTTTATAAAAGGCATATCCAAACGTAAACAAGATAAGTCCTGTGTAAATAGGATGTCGACTAAGTTTGTACATTCCAAAAGTGATTAACTCAGAATCAGTTTTAGGCGTTGGAAAAACGGTTAAATTTTTGTTGAGCTGCAAGACCGAAAGTGCTGAGATAATAAAACCTATAATGGCAAATAGCAATCCAATGTATTTTACTGATTGTGGAAGGTCAAAAGAGGGTAAAAAATCGAAAGCATACAATCCAAATAATAGGAATTGTATGCTTACAAATAAATAATCTTTCCAAGTTTTTATCATTTTTTCTTGCCTATAAATCGAACAACTGATCCTTTACCTTGATGATAAGGCCCTTCACTTAATTCGATAATTTCTGTTTTTAAGAAATCGAACTCAATGTTTTTAAATTCATCCTTGATCTCCTCTTCAGAAAATAACATCTCAAGATCTTTTGGTCCGCCAGAAGGATATTGCAATTGTTCTTTGCTAAATGCCTCAAAAATTAGTACTCCATTCGGTTTTAACAATTCTTCAATTTGCTTGTGAATCGTTGCACGAATAGATTTTGGAAAATGAGCATAAATAAAAACCGCTCCATCAAAAGAAGCGGGTTCAAAATCTAATTCTTCTAGTATCCTAACGCGATAATCAATCTTTACACCTTGATCATTAGCTAGCTTGTCTGCCTTTTTTTTACCTTCAATACTCGTATCAAAAGCAAAAACTTCAAATCCGTTTTTTGCTGCAAAAACGGCATTGCGACCTTCTCCTTCGGCAGGAAATACTATTTTTCCGTTTTCAGGCAATTTAGAAATCGATTCTGCAAAAAATTGATTGGGCTTAATTCCGTAAGCATACTCGTTTTCAGCATATCGTTCGTTCCAAAAATCACTCATTGTTTTCTTTCTTTTTTGGTGAAGTTACAAACATATTAAATAACAAACCACCCATTAAACCACCATATAAAGTACTATTTATCGGCTTTGAGGTAATGGCACAAGTACCTGAAGCGCAGCCTACAAAATGATAATAAGCATACCCCGCAATCAGACCTACCACTACTCCAACTCCTGTAAAAATATATTGTTTTTTCGTCATTTTAATTGCATTTTGATTCGCCTCCACAGCAGGACTTTTTTTCAATAGTAGTTTCCCCTTTTATAGGATAACCTTTTTGAGCCCATTTTGAAAGGCCCTTCTTCATTTGTAACAAATTAGTAAAGCCATAATCACTTAACAATGTTACTACTTGCAAACTACGCTCACCTAATAAAGACGCCACAATTACTTTCTCCTCTTTTGGGATTTCGTTCATTCTTAAAGCCAATTGACTCATTGGAATGTGTAAAACACGCGGAATATCAAACGAAAACTGATCAAATTCCTTTTCTTCACGAACATCGAGCAATAGATAATTTCGTTTAATTAATTCTAATGTGCTTGTTGGGCAAACCTCTTTTATTCTTAACTCTTCCATAACTTACTTTTTATCAAATACAATACTCCAAATTCCTCTTACTTCATTCTCACTATAACCCGTTGCCAAATCATTTGGATACAATCCTTTTATTTTCATTTGTACTTCTGGTTTAATATTATCAGACGTACCATGACATTGCAAACACATAGCATTAGTTGGTATAGGGTAGTAAAAATGTACTTTATCGCCTTTCTCTACGACGACTGGTTTAAGTTCTTTATTTGCTGCCAAATCTTTCTTGAATTTCTCGATATAAATCAATTCTTCGGCATTTGCTTTATTGTTTGGATTTCTATTTTTATCAGAAACACGTTTGATTTTTGCGTTGTAATTCACGGACATACTATCTGTTAATGGAATGGCCTGAATATTACAAAAAGCCATTGCTTCTATAGTTCCTTTCTTTTGGATGGTTCCCATTAGATTTTTACCTAAAACCTTTTGGGTTCCCAATGCGTATTCTAAACCTATATCTGCATAAGTTTTTTCTTTTGCAGCAGCAACAAACTCTTTACCTGATTGTTCCCAATCTGTATTTCCGTGACCTTGCCAATGCTCCTTGAACCATGCCGGCGCTTCCACTTTATAATCATACATAAATGCGGCAATTTTTACGGTAGCACTATCAGGGAAAACTTGTTTTGGCATCACGCCAAATTTTCTCACTGCTCCATATAGTAAAGCATTATCATCTGTAGGATTTGCTACAAATTCAGAAATTGCTTTTATAAATTCGGCTTTGTTATATCCTTCCTTATCAATATAACGTGCTTTAATAGCAACAAATGGCGGTGCGATTCTCCCTTCATCCTCAGCTGCAGTAGGACTATGGCAGGTGTAACAGTGCTTCTCCATTAAATCTTTGGCCTCTTGGGGTTGATAAACAAAACTAGTAGCGTTGTCAATATCTTGATACGAATGCTTCTTCATATTACAAGAGAAAAGTAGAACTACCGAAAAAAGTATAACGATTTTTTTCATGATGCGTTTTTAAGTTTTTGTAAAACTATTTATTAATAGCCAAAAGAAGTGTAACATTTATCACAAGAGTCTCTTTTTACTAATAGAGTATATTAATACAACTATAATTAGAAACTATTAATTACAATTTTACGATAAATTTAATTACTACAACATGACTCTTGTCACATAACATTAATTAAATCTACACTAAATTTGAAATGTAAAATAATCAACTAAATACATACAAAAATGGAAGATCAAATAATTTCAATGCCGAGAATTGGTGATATGGCTCCAGATTTTGAAGCGGTAACCACTACAGGAAAAATAAAATTTTCAGAATATAATAAAGGAAGTTGGGTGGTGTTTTTTTCACATCCTGCTGATTTTACTCCAGTTTGCACCACCGAAATGAGTGGGTTTGCTCTAGAAAAAGAGTTCTTTGCAAAACACAATACCAAATTAATGGGATTAAGTATCGATAGTATTCACTCGCACATTGCTTGGGTAAATGCCGTGAACGAAAAAACAGGTGTTTTATTCGAATTTCCGATTGTTGCAGATAAGTAATGGTTAAAATTTAATGTCGTATTTTATTCCAAAATTAGTCAGGACAAAATTTAATTTTTCTTTGAGGTTTTCGAATGATTTATAAGCATCAAAATCTAACCATTGATATTTTATTCTCCGCCATAGAATTTCAATCAGGTTTAACTCTGGAGAATAAGGTGGCAAAAAGTAAATTAAAACATCTTTTTCTTTCCATTGTTCTATTTTAGCCATAAACTTCTTTGATTTGTGTATGGGAGAATTGTCAAGAATTACAATGGTTTTTTTAATGGTTTGTTCCACAAATCGATTCATAAAACTGATGATTCTATCTGAATTAAAGGTTGTTTCAAGTGTTTCGAAATAGAGTTTATTTTTACGGGTCATTAATCCAACTACATTCTGATATTTACCTTTAGCAGCGGGTAACAAAATTGGATTATCCTTTGTTTGCCAAGCATAAGGCACATTAGGAGAGAGTCCAAAATGACTTTGGTCTCCAAAATATAAATCAATATAACCGCTATCTTCCAAACTCTTTAATGTTTCTATCTGCTCTTGTTTAAATCTAAATTGTTCTTCGTTGCGTTTGCCTTTCAAAGAGAGTCTAGCTCTTTTCCACTTATAGCCCAGTAACTTTTAAAAAATTCTGCAAAGTCTTTTTGCAGATGACAATATTGTGTTGCTCCTCAAAGTAAATTAATACATTTTTTAAATTTCTATTGTGAAGTTCTAATTGCTTGGAAACTTCTTCCGTATAGTCTTTTAAAAGAGTTTTTGCTCCTCTTCCTTCTGATATAGCAAGAGAATCAACCCCAATACTAGCCCAACTATCAAACCAACGTTCAATCGTTCTGCGACTGACTTTAAAAATAGAAGCCAAGTCTTTAATCTTGTGTCTTTGATGTGATAAAACAAGGCATTGACTACGTTTCCTAACAGTATTATTAGGGCTATTTTGGTAAAGGTGCTCTAGTACCAAAACCTCTTCTTCTTTTAGTGTTACATATCTCATAATGAGATAAATATAGTAAATTTTTCATATATTAACAACAAAATACGACATTATTTTATTCTTATTACTTATTAGTATGGAAGTTTCAAAAAAATACGGAATGCTGCAACCAGGTGAAAGTGAAACAGCAGCAGTAAGAGCTGTTTTTATCATGGATCCAAAAGGTAAAGTGCGCTTAATGATGTATTATCCCTTAAATGTGGGTCGAAATATGGCCGAAATCAAGCGTTCTCTACTCGCATTACAAACATCAGATGAGTATAAAGTTGCAATGCCTCTCGACTGGCAACCTGGCGACAAAGTAATTGTACCCGCTCCAAAAACAGTAGAGGAACTAGCAGAAAGAAAAAACAGTGATTTAGAAATGGTAGATTGGTATCTGGCCAAAAAATCTATTTAATAGTAGTAAATAAACAATTTGATTAAACCGTCTCAATAGTATTTTGAGACGGTTTTTTTGTTCGTCCTACTTACTACTATTCTACATCGCAATTGAAAAACATCGCCATTAGTTTTTTCTCAAGAAAAGAAGCAGAAAATTTTTAATCGAAATATAAAATATCTCTCTTGCTTGTTAAGGGTAAAACACCTACTTAAAGAACAAGCAATTTAACAGCGATAAAATTTATTCTTTTTATTATCACAAATCTTTATACTAACTGATCAAGATCATTTTCAATTTCAAAGTATTTGCTCAACTTTGAAAGATGATCAACACTTACAACATCAGTTATACAATTAGTAAAATAAACGATTTGTAATAAGGTAGTTCGTAAATGAAAATTGGAAGAAGTAAAAATTAATTTATCATGGAAAAAATAAAAATGGATAGTTTAATAACAGTATTAGCCTATGTAGAAAAGTTAGGATTTACATCTCAATTTGAAGTTAATGGAGACCTATTAACTTCGCTTAAAACAAAGAAAAAGTATAAGCCTAAGCAAATAAAAATAATACATTTTTATCGCTTTGAAGGAACATCAAGCCAAGACGATAGCGCTATTATGTATGCTATTGAGACTGACGATAATGAAAAAGGAACTTTGGTAGATGGCTATGGAAGTAGTGCTGACACAGCAACTTCTGATTTCATGCGTGCAGTAGATGACATTCATAAATAACATAATATTGAGTATAAACACTATAGTATTACGGCATTTAAGCTTGTTTGCAACATAATTTAGTGGTTGTCTATTGTAAGTACTATTTTCTGTCTAAAAATCAGGCCCAGAATTGACCACTGTTATTGGTAATAAAAGGACAAAAATGTAGATATCTTGATAAATAAACTTAGCTGACATATTTGTTAAGTAGTAGTTTTCAAATTTAAATATAAACTGTTTAAAATCAATTTTATAACTGATCTAGGTCATTTCTTCTTTTGTTATAATATTGGAACTTAGCTGTTATTCTCAGGAGAAACCTTTCACTCACCAATCCTGATAATTAACCATTTAAAACAAAGTTATGAAAGCAAAATCTAAAAAAATGACGGGCGAAATTTCTGCCGCTCTTACTAATGCAATTCTAGCAAAGGCTAGCACTAAGAAAATAATAAAGAAAATTGATTCGGCTGCTAAAAAATTAGCGAAAAAAATCAATAAAGAAACTAAAGGAACCATCACCAAAATTAAAAAAAAGAG encodes the following:
- a CDS encoding TonB-dependent receptor domain-containing protein, translated to MKKIICALTILGALNGYAQKAPQKIDSIKVTLLNEVLVSGSSIKNPAQVIVKQDFSEKVVQPKNSGELFEDINGFHLIKRGNYAVDPAFRASQYEQLNVQIDGGTKAFHACPNRMDPVTTLVNPEEITKIEIIKGPFSVRYGNTFAGLINLVSKSPANNTKLLSGSLSSGYESNGNSMVNMFTLDSKIKKFDFSGNFSYRDYGNYEDGNQNEIPSSFRSISYGLKTGYQITDNQRLQATLRQNFGRDVLHAGLPMDTDEDNSTMVNLDYKLETNSNYFKGLTSKVYYSCVDHIMTNSRRASFANSEAVSKVNALTYGGKIETEWNFGSKVQLFTGIDMVNLSREGGRDRLVKVDMMGNTLATPIAFFDKVWQDSYSNDFGYFAETKIKASDKSWLTIGSRLDFITSDANDLDPTFSALYPSLEKRNETIYSGTVSYQYLFNPNYKVEASFGRGTRAANIEERFIAFFNIGRDAYEYVGNPNLKPEVNNQFELSFDGKTNLKGFFNSVQYGTSVFYSIYENYILGVVDASLTRKYNSTTPPVNPKVFRNIDKALKTGFEAYGNIAFHEHFNFGTEVSYTYTENKDFNESLPLTPPLVTRIKLGYEYKKFWAKALYTLTAKQNKISTSYDEITTAGYEVMDLNIGYKPIKSVSIGMGLLNVFDQYYNNHLTFAFNNVAGFGRVPITEPGRNFTLFVNYKF
- a CDS encoding helix-turn-helix domain-containing protein — protein: MCEIKNVSCSEVAQNELKFAVYTTADFLKFMHQLNTPHRHNYYMILLNKKNHGSQLIDFKEFDIAPFSVTCLHLGQVHQWLNYESIEGYVLVFESDFFALRYQNYQLSEFSFLSYRHTQPYLTISEEKFNHIESIAVWMLREFNSIEVNFEKSLRSLLNIMLIDLNRLFEPANKNAEFSQSLQLIHHFEELIDKYYKEKHFVKDYASLLHVRPNYLNAICNEVTSSSAGDLIRNRILIEAKRLLIHEKKTASEIAYELGFVDNSYFGRFFKKYENYTPDGFKKKYLKN
- a CDS encoding cytochrome C; the encoded protein is MDHKSKVIIFVDDDIQPIGEFEAPVNFELDTRKLTDGLHQLKIVSKDPTGKEGIRVIPFKVRNGPAIAVEGLKDNDEVDGVLPLMINAYGKGNQKSFLIDGSETPKSVPSWLISGIIAFIAWAIYYLITSLG
- a CDS encoding cytochrome c, which gives rise to MSIFHDHKKLFTLATALFGTLTLFVAVFPSLYNQENSAPLYGSVPLTEQEEAGRQIYISNGCVGCHTQQVRNVDMDKTWGSRPGIASDYAYSTRKSIWQNSGTLMGTERTGPDLTNIGDRQPSQDWHLVHLFNPRTVMPQSIMAPYPWLFEIKDKAEKGDIKVNVPEEFLHGQKGVVVATQDALNLVAYLKSLRQVKLPDGTPDPIFLYKIEKAEATAAATGAPVELNGSDLYGANCMACHQQNGEGLPGAFPPLKGSKIVLDDNPEIMVGIIMNGYNAREDYGEMPAVGTNANLSAEEIAAIMNHEKTSWGNNAKKVTPDQVKKLMELAKLSAPKP
- a CDS encoding cbb3-type cytochrome c oxidase subunit I, which produces MKFKTKKLFFKPKVKLITLALLFFLQPIITFAQTDEGVSFFPNKSIGFIGILTGLVIIAVVLVLFLVVKLSSNTNYFLDQKSQIQKEKFKKYITNLNESDIEVLKKKRNQNSNRTSFLVLGFLSLVPQIMSAETAPAKREDLFSQPGVLITLVLIFIPLFLALVYLAAKVSTGFKNYVNNQKINEAKEFAAYISETENIPSDADLDEIKNKLEYTIKPNELSGNETASDSKGLLKNISTETNYRFFASKRPPIKRPKIDPELTRLILWYLGTAVFWLFVGSSVGEYVGIKFIVPDADNYSWLSIGRLRAVHTNLVFWAWSTIGIMGLGYYIVPMVSNAPLNSIKNGWKALIAVNSAMFVGAISIMAGINNGGGEYREIIWPIMAVWAYGLLLTVINFIKTIAKRTTHEIYISNWFIVASYIFILIVATIAYIPMGQDGIGETIVQGYYMHQAVGMWFMFSMLGVLYYLLPQQVNKPIYSYSLGVLAFWSQILFYTVIGTHHFVFSALPWWLQTVAIVGSVGMLIPVTSGTINYLMTMKGSWSKISNSYSLPFFFVGIIYYFTGSYQGTAEAFRSTNLIWHFTDFTIAHSHITMYGIITFLLFGSIYAIVPRLTGKEPPQLGVGAHFWLALIGLQFYTIPLMIGGTLKGLMWAEGKPFIDSVVLMGPYWLWRAIGGTLMWLSHIVLAYNMYKMMRPSTDIDVKEKAFEIINQDLEANSVEPKI